In Quercus robur chromosome 11, dhQueRobu3.1, whole genome shotgun sequence, the following proteins share a genomic window:
- the LOC126706362 gene encoding auxin-responsive protein SAUR61-like produces the protein MISPKKLIRMARKWHEIAYIEKKRVSYLRSGEVNAINCSTSTVAEKGHFVVYTSDQRRFVMPLAYLYTTIFQELFKMSEEEFGLSSKGPITLPCDAVFMNYVVLLIQRGAVKDLEKALVNSIATSHCSLASSLHQEHTSKQFLVCGY, from the coding sequence ATGATTAGTCCCAAGAAGCTCATTAGAATGGCAAGGAAGTGGCATGAAATAGCttacatagagaagaaaagagttTCTTATCTAAGAAGTGGAGAAGTGAACGCAATCAATTGCAGCACATCTACTGTGGCTGAGAAAGGCCATTTTGTTGTCTACACAAGTGATCAAAGGCGTTTTGTCATGCCCTTAGCTTATCTCTACACCACCATCTTTCAAGAGCTCTTCAAGATGTCTGAAGAAGAGTTTGGGCTATCAAGTAAGGGGCCTATCACATTACCATGTGATGCAGTCTTCATGAATTACGTAGTCTTACTCATCCAAAGAGGTGCAGTTAAAGATTTAGAGAAAGCTTTGGTAAATTCCATTGCTACAAGTCATTGCTCATTAGCCTCCTCATTAcatcaagaacatacaagcaaACAGTTTCTTGTTTGTGGTTACTGA
- the LOC126706879 gene encoding auxin-responsive protein SAUR68-like, translated as MISAKKLLKLARKWQKLANIKRKRISFPRATRNPDESCNSSSVVAHKGHFVVYTADQRRFVLPLEYLNEEIFKELFRMSEEEFGLPRNGAITVPCDAVSMEYVVAMIQQNIAKDLEKALVKSIANGCHSSSSYLPPDLPNKQILICSF; from the coding sequence ATGATCAGTGCAAAGAAGCTCCTCAAATTGGCAAGGAAGTGGCAAAAGCTGGCTAATATCAAGAGAAAAAGAATCTCATTTCCTAGAGCCACTAGAAATCCAGATGAAAGTTGCAACTCATCGTCGGTGGTGGCTCATAAGGGTCACTTTGTTGTTTACACTGCTGACCAAAGACGCTTTGTGCTTCCTCTGGAATATCTTAACGAGGAAATTTTCAAGGAACTCTTTAGAATGTCAGAAGAAGAATTTGGACTGCCCAGAAATGGGGCTATCACAGTCCCATGTGATGCAGTGTCTATGGAGTATGTAGTTGCTATGATCCAACAGAATATCGCCAAAGATCTAGAGAAAGCATTAGTCAAGTCCATAGCTAATGGTTGCCATTCATCATCTTCATATCTCCCTCCAGATCTACCCAACAAACAAATACTAATCTGCAGCTTCTGA
- the LOC126706177 gene encoding auxin-responsive protein SAUR68-like, with amino-acid sequence MISPKNLLKIARKWEKHASIGRKRIPLRSTNDYVKLESCNTSSAVANKGHFVIYTTDDKRFMMPLSYLNNNIFRELFKRSEEEFGISSDGPITLPCDSVFMNYLILLIQRGAAKDLEKALLNSIATKCCSSISSCHRSPRICRPKFSSLRLLNHSYMEFVNTL; translated from the coding sequence ATGATCAGCCCCAAGAACCTCCTTAAGATTGCAAGAAAGTGGGAGAAGCACGCTTCGATAGGGAGGAAAAGAATTCCACTTCGGAGTACGAATGATTATGTGAAATTGGAAAGCTGCAATACATCATCAGCAGTGGCTAATAAAGGCCATTTTGTTATCTACACCACCGATGATAAGCGTTTCATGATGCCCTTGTCATATCTAAACAACAACATCTTTAGGGAGCTCTTCAAGAGGTCTGAAGAAGAGTTTGGAATATCAAGTGATGGGCCAATCACATTGCCATGTGATTCAGTCTTCATGAATTACTTAATCTTGCTCATCCAAAGAGGTGCAGCTAAAGATTTAGAGAAAGCTTTGCTGAATTCCATTGCTACCAAGTGCTgctcttcaatttcttcttgtCATCGATCACCAAGGATTTGCAGGCCAAAATTTAGTTCTTTGCGGCTACTGAATCATTCATATATGGAATTTGTAAATACTCTTTAG
- the LOC126705583 gene encoding protein LAZ1 isoform X1, which produces MKIKKFHGLVTSLTYTAPLWASLFSGSLVLVTLALSIYLLFEHLSAYKNPEEQKFLIGVILMVPCYAVESFVSLVYPSLSVDCGILRDCYESFAMYCFGRYLVACLGGEERTIEFMEREGRASSKTPLLEHGYEKGTVKHPFPMNYFLKPWTLGKWFYQVIKIGIVQYMLIKTLSAILAVVLEAYGIYCDGEFKWGCGYPYMAVVLNFSQSWALYCLVQFYTVTKDELAHIQPLAKFLTFKSIVFLTWWQGVAIALLYSLGLFKSSIAQGLQLKSSVQDFVICIEMAIASVVHLYVFPAKPYELMGDRFPGSISVLGDYSADCPLDPDEVRDSERPIKLRLPQPDIDVRSGMTIRESVRDLVIGGGEHIVKDVRFTVTQAVEPMEKGFTRFGEKLHKISQNIKKNDKDRRRTKDDSCVATSSPTRRMIRGIDDPLLIGSISDSGVSRGRKHHRRKSGNTSAESGGESSSDQSYGGYLVRGRRWVTKE; this is translated from the exons atgaagataaaaaaatttcacgGTCTTGTAACCTCATTGACCTACACGGCTCCATTATGGGCAAGTCTATTTTCTGGCTCCCTTGTACTTGTTACTCTGGCACTTTCAATATACCTTCTATTCGAGCACCTTTCTGCATACAAGAATCCTGAG GAACAAAAATTTTTGATTGGTGTTATCCTAATGGTTCCTTGCTATGCGGTAGAATCG TTTGTATCATTGGTGTACCCATCACTTAGCGTTGACTGTGGGATACTACGCGATTGCTATGAGTCCTTTGCCATGTATTGCTTTGGAAGATACCTTGTTGCGTGCTTGG GTGGGGAAGAGAGGACTATTGAGTTTATGGAAAGAGAAGGACGTGCAAGCTCTAAAACTCCACTATTAGAACACGGATATGAAAAAGGAACCGTAAAGCATCCTTTTCCAATGAACTATTTCTTGAAGCCATGGACACTAGGCAAATGGTTTTACCAAGTTATCAAAATTGGAATTGTTCAATAT ATGTTAATAAAGACTCTATCTGCTATTTTAGCTGTAGTCCTTGAAGCCTATGGTATTTATTGTGATGGAGAATTCAAATGGGGATGCGG GTATCCTTACATGGCAGTGGTTCTAAATTTCAGTCAGTCGTGGGCTTTGTATTGTCTTGTTCAATTTTATACTGTAACAAAGGATGAATTGGCACACATACAACCATTGGCTAAATTTCTGACATTTAAATCAATTGTGTTCTTGACTTGGTGGCAAGGTGTGGCAATTGCTCTTCTCTATTCCCTTGGTTTGTTCAAAAGTTCTATAGCTCAAGGTTTACAGTTAAAGTCAAGCGTTCAAGATTTCGTCATTTGTATAGAG ATGGCCATTGCTTCCGTTGTTCACCTCTATGTGTTTCCTGCAAAACCTTATGAGCTAATGGGGGACCGCTTCCCTGGAAGTATTTCAGTTCTTGGAGACTATTCTGCTGACTGTCCTTTGGATCCTGATGAGGTTAGAGACAGTGAGCGGCCCATAAAGTTACGCCTTCCCCAGCCTGACATTGATGTCAGGAGTGGAATGACTATCAGAGAAAGTGTTCGGGATCTTGTTATTGGTGGTGGGGAACAT ATTGTGAAAGATGTGAGGTTCACAGTAACCCAAGCAGTGGAGCCTATGGAGAAGGGGTTCACAAGGTTTGGTGAGAAGTTACATAAGATCTCTCAAAACATTAAGAAGAATGATAAGGatagaagaagaacaaaagaTGACAGTTGCGTAGCCACGTCATCACCTACACGGAGGATGATTCGTGGGATAGATGACCCCTTATTAATTGGGAGCATTAGTGATAGTGGAGTCTCGAGGGGAAGGAAGCACCACCGTCGGAAATCAGGAAATACCAGTGCAGAAAGTGGGGGAGAGAGCAGCAGCGATCAAAGCTATGGTGGGTATCTGGTCAGAGGTCGAAGGTGGGTTACTAAAGAGTAG
- the LOC126705583 gene encoding protein LAZ1 isoform X2, translated as MKIKKFHGLVTSLTYTAPLWASLFSGSLVLVTLALSIYLLFEHLSAYKNPEEQKFLIGVILMVPCYAVESFVSLVYPSLSVDCGILRDCYESFAMYCFGRYLVACLGGEERTIEFMEREGRASSKTPLLEHGYEKGTVKHPFPMNYFLKPWTLGKWFYQVIKIGIVQYMLIKTLSAILAVVLEAYGIYCDGEFKWGCGYPYMAVVLNFSQSWALYCLVQFYTVTKDELAHIQPLAKFLTFKSIVFLTWWQGVAIALLYSLGLFKSSIAQGLQLKSSVQDFVICIERRWPLLPLFTSMCFLQNLMS; from the exons atgaagataaaaaaatttcacgGTCTTGTAACCTCATTGACCTACACGGCTCCATTATGGGCAAGTCTATTTTCTGGCTCCCTTGTACTTGTTACTCTGGCACTTTCAATATACCTTCTATTCGAGCACCTTTCTGCATACAAGAATCCTGAG GAACAAAAATTTTTGATTGGTGTTATCCTAATGGTTCCTTGCTATGCGGTAGAATCG TTTGTATCATTGGTGTACCCATCACTTAGCGTTGACTGTGGGATACTACGCGATTGCTATGAGTCCTTTGCCATGTATTGCTTTGGAAGATACCTTGTTGCGTGCTTGG GTGGGGAAGAGAGGACTATTGAGTTTATGGAAAGAGAAGGACGTGCAAGCTCTAAAACTCCACTATTAGAACACGGATATGAAAAAGGAACCGTAAAGCATCCTTTTCCAATGAACTATTTCTTGAAGCCATGGACACTAGGCAAATGGTTTTACCAAGTTATCAAAATTGGAATTGTTCAATAT ATGTTAATAAAGACTCTATCTGCTATTTTAGCTGTAGTCCTTGAAGCCTATGGTATTTATTGTGATGGAGAATTCAAATGGGGATGCGG GTATCCTTACATGGCAGTGGTTCTAAATTTCAGTCAGTCGTGGGCTTTGTATTGTCTTGTTCAATTTTATACTGTAACAAAGGATGAATTGGCACACATACAACCATTGGCTAAATTTCTGACATTTAAATCAATTGTGTTCTTGACTTGGTGGCAAGGTGTGGCAATTGCTCTTCTCTATTCCCTTGGTTTGTTCAAAAGTTCTATAGCTCAAGGTTTACAGTTAAAGTCAAGCGTTCAAGATTTCGTCATTTGTATAGAG CGCAGATGGCCATTGCTTCCGTTGTTCACCTCTATGTGTTTCCTGCAAAACCTTATGAGCTAA